The following nucleotide sequence is from Brachyspira suanatina.
TATAAAAATAATTAGTGAAAATACAGGTTTGAGTATAGAAGAAATAGAAAACTTGTGAGTATCTGATATTCATAAGGATGTTAGAGCTTATTAATAAACAAGTTTTTTATATATAATAAAAGAATGGAGCATATATTAGATTGAATTTAAAAATAAAAAATTGAGAGCCTCTGGAAACTAATAAAGAAAGTTGCTAGAACTTTTTCCATAGGCATTAAAGCGAGCCAACCAAGTAGGTACCTTTGGTAAGCAGCCAGTAACTTTAGTTGCTGGCTTATAATAGCGATGGCGAGCATAGCAATAATAATAAAATTTAAAAAGGATAGTTAAGATGAAAACTTTTGAAGGAAAACTCGTTAGTGAAAAACCAATTAAAATTGGTATAGTGTGTGCTAGATTCAATGAATTCATTGTCTCTAAACTTTTGGGCGGTGCTTTAGATGCTTTATCTCGTCATAACATAAAAGACGATGATATCAGTGTTGCTTGGGTGCCTGGTGCTTTTGAGATACCTCTTATTGCTTCTAAAATGGCTAAATCTAAAAAGTATGATGCTGTTGTTTGTTTGGGTGCTGTTATAAGAGGCTCTACTACTCATTATGATTATGTTTGTGCTGAAGTATCAAAAGGTATTGCTAATGTTTCTCTTAATTCTGATATACCTGTAATGTTCGGTGTGCTTACTACTGAAAATATTGAACAGGCTATTGAAAGAGCTGGAACTAAAGCTGGAAACAAGGGATTTGATTCTGCTATGGCTGCTATTGAAATGGTTAATTTAATCAGAGAAATAGAAAAATAAAATATCTATTAATAATATTATTTGTCATTTAGTTTTATTAAAGCATAAAGAGCATGATATAAAATGTTCTTTATGCTTTTTTAGTTTAAGTAAAAAATATAGTTTGTGCTTAAAATAGTTATTTTTATAGTAGTTTTATTTACTATTTATTATAATTAAAAACTTTATAAATATAGTCTAAATTATATAATTGCAATCAAAAATAATTTGGAAATATTATGTCAGAGAATATTTGTTAGAAACATAGATTTAAGAATTTTGAAAAAGCATTTAATTTACTAAAAAGTGTATTTGAGAAAGAGAAATAAATGAATTATCTTTATTAGAGCAAGAAGGTGTTATTCAAAGATTCGAATATACTTATGAATTGGCTTGGAAAACTTTGAAAGATTATTTAGAATATAATGGAAGTTTAAACAATATAGATATATCCCCAGGAAATATTTTTAAAGAAGAATATTCAGCAAATATTATCAAAAATAAAGATGATTTTATTGATATGATGTTAAGCTGTAATTTACTTTCACATACTTATGATTTTATTAAATTCAAAGAAATTATTATCAAGATAAAAAATAATTCTTTGAAAATACTTAATGAATTATATAATTTCTTTTTGGAAAAAATAAATGATTAAAGGATAAATATTAATGCTTGATGAAAAGATAAAATAAGGTATAAAAAATATATGCAGTTCTTATTATAATATAGAAAAAGTTATACTGTTTGGTTCTAGGGCATTGGATAGAGAAAAATATAATTAGGATATAGATTTAGCTGTAATTGGAAAGTTTGATTTACTATTTTGCTAAAGACTAAAAGAAGAATTATCAGAGATTCCTACTCTTTTAAAATTCGATGTTATTTCTTATAATGATATAGAAAATCAAGAATTAATAAATGATATAAAAAATCATGGAAAAATTATTTATAAAAAATAGTATTAATGATATTTGATGAATAATGTATCATTATAGCAGGGAAATATTTCCTCATTAATATATTCTATAATCAATTTTTTTTATATATACTGAAACGATTTCATTTTGCCGACTACTACACATTATGTAATTATTATCAACTTTTTTACCGCACAAAAAAGTTGCAAAAAACGCAATTGTTAGAACTTTATATTAAAAATATATGTATTAAATGTATTGTATAACCTAAATTTAGACTAAAAATGCAGTTTTTCGCGAAGCGTATCCGAGCCTGTCGAGGATATAGGTTCTCACCGAAGGCGGGCTGTGCCTTATACCAATAAAAGAACTGGGGTATGGGGCAAAGCCACAGATATTAAAAACAAAATATAACTTTATTTTTTGACAAAGTATAGTTGTTTAGGTATATATTAAAAAGTATTAATTATATTTTTCTAGAAGCTCAACTATATCCTTATAATCTTCTGATTTTGCAAGATCAAGTGCAGTCCTGCCATATTCATCAGTTATAGAAGTATCTGCATTATTTTCTAAAAGTACTTTTGCAGCTTCAAATTGATTAAAACTTGCTGCATACATTAAAGCAGTCATTCCATAATCAGTGGTATAATTAATATCAGCACCATTTTCTAATAACATATTTATTATATTAGTATTCCCTCTATAAGCAGCATTCATTAAAGGAGTAGGCGATATATCAATATGTTCATTTTCTATTTCGCATACTGTATTGGCGTCAGCTCCTTTCTCAAGTAAAAATTTTACCATCTCTTCATTATTATAAGTTGAGGCATAAACTAAAGCATTAATGTCGTCATTATCTCTTGCTTCAATGTCCGCACCTTTTTCAATTAAAAGCTCTGTTATAGCAATATTATGAAGACTAGCCATAAGAGGAGTAAAGCCTGTAAGTTCAGCAGGTAAATTTACATCAGCTCCTAAATCTATAAGTTTACGAACAAGTTCTTCATCATACATAGCTTCTGTTAATGGAGTAGAATATCCTAAAGTTAAATTAACATCTGCATTGTTTTCTAATAGATAATTTATAATATCAGTTTGTTTATATTTTATAGCTTGTATTAAAGGTGTTGACTTGGAATATTCATCTATCTCTAAGTTATAATTAACATCTAAACTTTTTGATTCAATTAATTTTTTGATTGTTTGAAAATCTCCTGATTCTATAAAAGATATAATTTCTTTATCTGTGTATGAATAATATTCTGTTTCTTCCGTTTCTTCTGTATTTATTGATGAATTATTTGATTTATTATCTTTATCGTCTGTATTTGATTGTTCTGTTATATTATTATCTGTACTGTCATCTAAATTTATAGTTACTTTATCTGTATTATTATTTTGTTCTTTATTATTATCGTTAGAGCAAGAAAATATTATGGTAGATAGAAAAATAATTAACAAATATTTCATAATAATATATCCTATAGTCAAGTTTTTATTTATTATATTATAAAAATGTATTTTTTCAAGTTTTATATTAAATCCCTATAGGGTATATTTGTTATTTAAAAATATTTTGTAATAATGTATTATGTAACTATTAAATATTTTAGGAAATAAGATTATGGATGATAAAAATATTGATGTTTATACTAATAAAGGAAACACACTTTTAAAATTACATATGTATGAAGAAGCTTTAGAATGCTATAATAAAGCATTAGAATTAGATGATAAGAATATAACTAGTTATACCAATAAAGGAACAGTTTTATCATATTTAGGAAGATATGAAGAAGCCATAAAATGTTATAATAAAGTATTAGAATTGGATAATAAAAATATTAATGCTTACACCAATAAAGGAAATACCTTATATTATTTAGGCAAATATGAAGAAGCTATAAAATGTTTTGATAAAGTATTAAAATTAGATGATAAAAACATTTATACTTATAATATTAAAGGAAATGCTTTATCTTTGTTAGGCAAATATAAAGAAGCTATAAAATATTATGATAAAGCATTAGAATTAGATAATAAAAATATTGATACTTATATTGGTAAAGGAAATGTTTTATTAAAATTATATATGTATGAAGAAGCTATAGAATGTTATAATAGAGCATTAGAATTAGATGATAAAAATATTAATGTCTATAATCTTAAAGGGGAAGCCTTATTAGGTTTAAAAAGATATGAAGAAGCTATAGAATGTTATAATAAAGTACTAGAATTAGATGATAAAAATATTAATGTCTATAATCTTAAAGGGGAAGCCTTATTAGGTTTAAAAAGATATGAAGAAGCTATAGAATGTTATAATAAAGTACTAGAATTAGATGATAAAAATATTAGCGCTTATATTGGTAGAGGAATAATATTAGCAGTTTTAGAAAAACATGAAGAAACTTTAGAATGTTATAATAAAGTATTAGAATTAGATAATAAAAATATTTATGCTTATAATGTTAAAGGAACTACTTTATTATGTTTAGACAGATATGAAGAGGCTATAGAATGTTTTGATAAAGCATTAGAATTAGATGATAAATACATTAATGCTTATAATAATAAAGGAACTGCTTTATCAGATTTAGGCAGATATGAGGAAGCTATAGTATGTTATAATAAAGCATTAGAATTAGATGATAAATACATTAATGCTTATAATAATAAAGGAGCTTCTTTATCAAAATTAGACAGAAACGAAGAAGCTATAGAATGTTTTGATAAAGCGTTAAAATTGGATAATAAAAATATTGATTCATTAAAAAATAAATTGGAATGTTTAGAAAAATTAAATGATTATAAAAATATTATAAGCTGTATTGATGATATATTAAAAATACATGATTTATTTGATAGTGATTATATAGAAGAATTGAAATTAAAAAAGTCTGATTATCTTTTTTCTTTAGAAGATTATAAAAGAGCATTGAAATCTTACGAAGAATTAAAAACTGATGATTTTAAAATAAAAGAGAAAATAATTATTTGTTTTATGAAGTTAAATAATTATCAGAAGGCTCAAAAATATATTTCTAAATTAATAGCGAATAATAAAAACAATGAACTTTATTATTACAGAGGCATTTGTCTATTTAATACTAATAAATATCAGGAATGTATAAAAGATTTTGATACAGTTATAGATTATGAAGATTCAAAATTTTATAAAGGATTGTCTTTGCATTATCTTGGAAATGATTCTGAGGCTTCATTATTAATTACAGAATATAAAAATATAAATGAAGAAGACTATAGTAAAAAATATAATAAATTTAAAGAAGTGATAGATAAAATACTTATTCAAGATGATAAATCCGATTCAGAAGAAAAAACAGATAATTGATTGAGTGTTAAAAATTTATTTTAAAACCCCGCCCTTTATGTTTATTGTTTTATACTTGAATATTAACTTTATTTGTTTTTTAGTTTATACTTAAAATTTTGAAGTTTGTCAATTTTTATGTTGTTCTTTTTCCAGCCGCACGCTACAGCGGCAATACCATACCTACACTTACAGTGGATTTCGTCAGGTACTCCTTTCAGTCGCAGCACTTCCTTTGGTCGCAAAAGAAGTGGGGGTGTTACGAAGTACGCAGAGCGGCACGTCTGTGTGCCATAACAAATAATAAAATTTAAAAAACTAGAATTGACAAAATATATTTGTTTAGGTATATATTAAAAAGTATTAATTATATTTTTCAAGAAGCTCAACTATATCCTTATTATATTTCTTATTATCTTTTGATTTTGCCATATCAAGTGCAGTCCTACCATCTTCATCAGTTATAGAAGTATCAGCATTATTTTCTAAAAGTATTTTTACTGCTTCAAATTGATTATAACTTGCTGCATACATTGAATTTGCTGCATACATTAAAGCAGTCATTCCATAATCATTGGTATAATTAATATCAGCACCATTTTCTAATAACATATTTATTATATTAGTGTTTCCGTTATTAGCAGCATGCATTAAAGCAGTATCACCATCTTCATCAGTTATAGAAATATCAGCATTATTTTCTAAAAGTATTTTTGCTGATTCAAATTGATTATAACTTGCTGCATACATTAAAGCAGTCAGTCCATAATAATTGGTATAATTAATATCAACACCATTTTCTAATAACGTATTTATTATATTAGTGTTTCCTTTATAAGCAGCATAAATTAAAGGAGTCATTTCATCAGTGGTATAATTAATATCAGCACCATTTTCCAATAACATATTTATTATATTAGTGTTTCCGTTATAAACAGCATTCATTAAAGGAGTAGGCGATATATCATCAATATGTTCATTTTCTATTTCGCATACTGTATTGGCGTCAGCTCCATTTTCAAGTAAAAATTTTACCATCTCTTCATCATTTAAAGAAACCGCATAAACTAAAGGATTAATTCCGTCAACATTCCTTGCTTCAATGTCAGCACCTTTTTCAATTAAAAGCTCTGTTATAGTAATATCATGGAAGCTTGCCATAAGAGGAGTAAAGCCTGTAAGTTCTTCTTTTAAATTAATATCCGCATTATTTTCTAATAAATAATTTATGATATCAGTTTGCTTATATTTTATAGCTTG
It contains:
- the ribH gene encoding 6,7-dimethyl-8-ribityllumazine synthase, producing the protein MKTFEGKLVSEKPIKIGIVCARFNEFIVSKLLGGALDALSRHNIKDDDISVAWVPGAFEIPLIASKMAKSKKYDAVVCLGAVIRGSTTHYDYVCAEVSKGIANVSLNSDIPVMFGVLTTENIEQAIERAGTKAGNKGFDSAMAAIEMVNLIREIEK
- a CDS encoding tetratricopeptide repeat protein, whose product is MDDKNIDVYTNKGNTLLKLHMYEEALECYNKALELDDKNITSYTNKGTVLSYLGRYEEAIKCYNKVLELDNKNINAYTNKGNTLYYLGKYEEAIKCFDKVLKLDDKNIYTYNIKGNALSLLGKYKEAIKYYDKALELDNKNIDTYIGKGNVLLKLYMYEEAIECYNRALELDDKNINVYNLKGEALLGLKRYEEAIECYNKVLELDDKNINVYNLKGEALLGLKRYEEAIECYNKVLELDDKNISAYIGRGIILAVLEKHEETLECYNKVLELDNKNIYAYNVKGTTLLCLDRYEEAIECFDKALELDDKYINAYNNKGTALSDLGRYEEAIVCYNKALELDDKYINAYNNKGASLSKLDRNEEAIECFDKALKLDNKNIDSLKNKLECLEKLNDYKNIISCIDDILKIHDLFDSDYIEELKLKKSDYLFSLEDYKRALKSYEELKTDDFKIKEKIIICFMKLNNYQKAQKYISKLIANNKNNELYYYRGICLFNTNKYQECIKDFDTVIDYEDSKFYKGLSLHYLGNDSEASLLITEYKNINEEDYSKKYNKFKEVIDKILIQDDKSDSEEKTDN
- a CDS encoding nucleotidyltransferase substrate binding protein, giving the protein MAWKTLKDYLEYNGSLNNIDISPGNIFKEEYSANIIKNKDDFIDMMLSCNLLSHTYDFIKFKEIIIKIKNNSLKILNELYNFFLEKIND
- a CDS encoding ankyrin repeat domain-containing protein, with amino-acid sequence MKYLLIIFLSTIIFSCSNDNNKEQNNNTDKVTINLDDSTDNNITEQSNTDDKDNKSNNSSINTEETEETEYYSYTDKEIISFIESGDFQTIKKLIESKSLDVNYNLEIDEYSKSTPLIQAIKYKQTDIINYLLENNADVNLTLGYSTPLTEAMYDEELVRKLIDLGADVNLPAELTGFTPLMASLHNIAITELLIEKGADIEARDNDDINALVYASTYNNEEMVKFLLEKGADANTVCEIENEHIDISPTPLMNAAYRGNTNIINMLLENGADINYTTDYGMTALMYAASFNQFEAAKVLLENNADTSITDEYGRTALDLAKSEDYKDIVELLEKYN
- a CDS encoding ankyrin repeat domain-containing protein translates to MKYLLIFLLSIIIFSCNTKESNNNNTDKATINLDNSIDNDNADKAAINLDESTDNNINKTEQSNTDDKDNKSNNSSINTNETEETTYYSYTDEEIISFIESGDLETIKKLIESKSLDVNYNLGDKYSKSTPLIQAIKYKQTDIINYLLENNADINLKEELTGFTPLMASFHDITITELLIEKGADIEARNVDGINPLVYAVSLNDEEMVKFLLENGADANTVCEIENEHIDDISPTPLMNAVYNGNTNIINMLLENGADINYTTDEMTPLIYAAYKGNTNIINTLLENGVDINYTNYYGLTALMYAASYNQFESAKILLENNADISITDEDGDTALMHAANNGNTNIINMLLENGADINYTNDYGMTALMYAANSMYAASYNQFEAVKILLENNADTSITDEDGRTALDMAKSKDNKKYNKDIVELLEKYN